Proteins from a single region of Acidianus ambivalens:
- a CDS encoding ATP-binding protein, with protein sequence MFDRNSPLLGLFTPLEIDIISYEDVLTQVKDPVLSTIYRDPWIIPFIDSYEEFVDRLKEFSLISKGLIGEVFKEEERQLTDTYYKILLLLGEGIWKTSEISCIIQPKGGEGTISSMVNKLVKMGLVQKIPTLSRENYYKVKSPPLSLSLYAESKYAISKTDAKIDYLPIGKEVQFSVGEMLSKYLGGIQYYSPKEDIDVVIVKKKKPIWAFEIKMGEFSTSEAREAIKKMSKVAEKVSLISLKEKLPDYGDLSLGPKELLEIAKEVVKLT encoded by the coding sequence GTGTTTGATAGGAACAGCCCATTATTAGGCCTCTTTACTCCCCTGGAAATAGATATAATATCTTATGAAGATGTTCTAACTCAGGTTAAAGATCCGGTACTTTCCACTATCTATAGGGATCCTTGGATAATCCCTTTCATAGACAGCTACGAAGAGTTCGTTGATAGACTAAAGGAGTTCTCTCTAATTTCTAAGGGATTAATAGGAGAAGTGTTTAAAGAAGAAGAAAGGCAATTAACTGACACTTACTATAAAATCCTTTTGCTACTTGGGGAAGGAATTTGGAAAACGTCTGAAATATCTTGCATAATTCAGCCAAAGGGCGGAGAAGGAACAATATCTTCAATGGTCAATAAGTTAGTAAAAATGGGATTAGTTCAAAAGATTCCTACTCTATCTAGAGAAAATTATTATAAAGTAAAATCTCCTCCTCTCTCCCTATCGTTATACGCAGAGTCAAAATACGCTATAAGTAAAACTGATGCTAAAATCGACTATCTACCAATAGGTAAAGAAGTCCAATTCAGTGTAGGTGAAATGTTATCTAAATATCTTGGAGGAATTCAATATTATTCTCCTAAGGAGGACATCGATGTAGTTATTGTGAAAAAGAAGAAACCTATATGGGCTTTTGAAATTAAAATGGGCGAATTTTCAACTTCTGAAGCTAGGGAAGCGATAAAGAAGATGAGCAAAGTAGCAGAAAAAGTAAGTTTAATAAGTTTAAAAGAAAAACTGCCTGACTATGGCGATTTAAGCCTAGGACCTAAGGAATTACTTGAAATTGCAAAGGAAGTGGTTAAATTAACGTAG
- a CDS encoding peptidase U32 family protein: MRLVVGTNFDDKLIDELKKYPVRYIFGSKTKTLTGHGRASFVLPQVDEERLKEHIQIAHDAGIKFLYTMNTATLNGKEYSQKFLESLKKEIDSLVNLGVDGFIVAMPFLVHFIKNEYPDLEISISSFSRVYNIREFEEYVNMGADTIILHEDDNRNFSLLNSLSKFRNKVDIELILNNSCLWGCPYRRTHDIVSSVTSQSDSEVNVWFEYPILFCATDVRNDLANIIRMRWIRPEDLRHYEELGIDRFKIASRNKKTDWIVRAVKAYSQGRYEGNLLDIVSYPQGRAVPAVMKKINGPNDYDVLTQVYVDNTKFPPNWLSYFKYNSCETRSCEECRYCDIIAEKVITVQGKPLSEINLPKIKPPIELIPRFSKDASNEGSKDH, encoded by the coding sequence ATGAGACTCGTAGTAGGGACAAACTTTGACGATAAATTAATAGACGAGCTTAAAAAGTACCCAGTTAGGTACATTTTTGGTAGTAAAACCAAGACCTTGACAGGCCACGGTAGGGCTTCCTTCGTTTTACCTCAAGTTGACGAAGAAAGACTGAAGGAACACATTCAAATAGCACATGATGCAGGAATTAAATTCCTCTACACGATGAATACTGCTACATTAAACGGTAAGGAATACTCACAAAAATTCTTAGAAAGCCTAAAGAAGGAAATAGATAGCCTAGTAAACCTTGGTGTTGACGGTTTTATAGTAGCAATGCCTTTCTTAGTTCATTTTATAAAAAATGAGTATCCAGACTTAGAAATTTCAATTTCTTCCTTCTCCAGAGTTTATAACATAAGGGAATTCGAGGAATACGTTAACATGGGTGCCGATACAATAATCCTCCATGAGGACGATAACAGGAATTTTTCTCTCCTAAATTCTCTATCAAAGTTTAGGAATAAGGTTGACATAGAGCTCATATTGAATAACTCATGCCTTTGGGGATGTCCATATAGGAGAACTCACGATATTGTTTCTTCCGTAACTTCTCAGTCTGACTCTGAAGTTAATGTATGGTTTGAGTATCCAATTTTATTCTGTGCAACAGACGTAAGGAACGATTTGGCTAATATTATAAGAATGAGGTGGATTAGACCAGAGGATTTAAGGCATTATGAAGAATTAGGCATTGACAGGTTTAAAATAGCCAGCAGGAACAAGAAAACAGATTGGATAGTAAGGGCTGTAAAAGCGTACTCACAAGGAAGATACGAAGGAAACTTACTGGATATTGTTAGTTATCCACAAGGAAGAGCAGTCCCTGCAGTTATGAAGAAAATTAACGGACCCAACGATTACGACGTCTTAACACAAGTCTATGTTGATAATACAAAGTTCCCTCCAAACTGGTTATCTTACTTTAAGTACAATTCATGTGAGACTAGGAGTTGCGAGGAATGCAGGTACTGTGACATTATTGCCGAAAAAGTGATAACAGTTCAAGGTAAGCCTCTGTCAGAAATTAACTTACCCAAAATTAAACCACCAATAGAATTAATACCGAGGTTTAGTAAAGATGCTTCTAACGAAGGGAGTAAGGATCATTGA
- a CDS encoding MBL fold metallo-hydrolase encodes MLLTKGVRIIELFEPEFFGTVLNHNVTIVEKGPSGGLMMIDTGLPGYLDIIEKGLKSFGYSLEDISDVVITHYHIDHSGNAEEIKKISKAKIYAHENEVPYLSKNEQKFNLKYDDVKDELKVSEEDFERTMKRINSMRFSPVTVDVKLKGGEEIGNFKVINVPGHTPGHIALYDGNLLIVGDAVRNIKGKISPPFKFFCWDYEKAVNSFNNLLSMKFKYLVPFHGDIIFFY; translated from the coding sequence ATGCTTCTAACGAAGGGAGTAAGGATCATTGAATTATTTGAACCGGAATTTTTTGGAACAGTACTCAATCATAACGTTACAATAGTGGAAAAAGGGCCTTCCGGCGGACTAATGATGATAGACACAGGATTGCCTGGCTACCTAGATATCATAGAGAAAGGCTTAAAGTCATTTGGTTACTCATTAGAGGACATTTCAGACGTTGTCATAACTCATTATCACATAGACCACTCTGGTAATGCTGAAGAGATTAAGAAAATTTCCAAGGCAAAGATTTATGCTCACGAAAATGAAGTACCCTATTTATCTAAGAACGAACAAAAATTCAACTTAAAGTACGACGACGTAAAGGACGAACTAAAAGTAAGTGAAGAAGACTTTGAAAGAACAATGAAGAGAATAAATTCTATGAGATTCTCTCCAGTCACTGTTGACGTGAAATTGAAAGGAGGAGAAGAAATAGGTAATTTTAAGGTAATTAATGTTCCAGGCCATACGCCGGGACATATAGCATTATACGACGGAAACCTATTAATAGTAGGTGACGCAGTGAGAAATATTAAAGGAAAAATTTCGCCACCCTTCAAATTTTTCTGTTGGGATTACGAAAAGGCTGTTAACTCGTTTAACAATCTCCTTTCAATGAAGTTTAAATATTTAGTTCCTTTCCATGGAGATATAATCTTTTTTTACTAG
- a CDS encoding Zn-dependent exopeptidase M28, with product MLKLGEAIHGSEKEKEILSILEKRLKSYSKRIEAKTKEWVINNFSVKLNGKEVTSTLAPYTKGYVKGKVGREILEFPFPDHPFKVKDFYSYALSQGAEGIIFYEEGKTRRIIMPDVKIPVIFLPFKPEGYVEIEAESFLRDSTSYNLEFTIKEGDDYILLGAHVDHWLSGFHDNLFSIDVVLNSLAEVKNHGLKVVFFSSEEGPKCCTGSLQYPKGDVFTAIIFDALYPSRVVYSSTPDLWDFAGLFPLKRIEMPTPFSDHFSFIQKDIPSLVLYNDDLIPYYHSDKDLPNPGDEKFLTKISESVKLLLHELDKLSMKDLNERMSKFGERKFVVDYVNLTTSFAISSNSLGPRLKSP from the coding sequence TTGCTAAAGCTAGGCGAAGCAATTCATGGTTCAGAGAAGGAGAAGGAAATTCTATCTATTTTAGAAAAAAGATTGAAAAGCTATAGTAAGAGAATTGAAGCGAAAACAAAGGAGTGGGTAATTAATAATTTTAGCGTTAAGCTTAATGGAAAAGAAGTTACGTCAACCTTAGCTCCATACACTAAGGGATACGTAAAGGGAAAGGTAGGAAGAGAAATTCTTGAATTTCCTTTTCCAGATCACCCGTTTAAAGTAAAGGATTTCTACTCTTACGCTCTTTCTCAAGGTGCTGAGGGAATAATATTTTATGAGGAGGGAAAGACAAGAAGGATAATAATGCCTGACGTTAAAATTCCAGTTATTTTTCTTCCTTTTAAACCAGAAGGCTATGTAGAGATTGAGGCGGAATCATTTCTTAGGGACTCGACTTCTTACAATCTAGAATTTACCATAAAAGAAGGAGATGATTATATCTTACTTGGAGCTCACGTAGATCACTGGCTTTCTGGCTTTCACGATAACTTATTTTCTATAGACGTTGTACTTAATTCTTTGGCAGAAGTTAAGAATCATGGTCTAAAAGTGGTTTTCTTTTCTTCAGAGGAAGGACCTAAGTGCTGTACCGGTTCATTACAGTATCCTAAAGGCGATGTTTTCACTGCAATAATTTTTGACGCCCTCTATCCTAGTAGGGTAGTTTATTCATCAACTCCAGATTTGTGGGATTTTGCAGGTCTATTTCCGTTAAAGAGAATAGAAATGCCTACTCCGTTTTCAGATCATTTCTCTTTTATACAAAAAGACATTCCTTCTCTAGTTTTATACAACGATGATTTAATACCTTATTATCACTCCGATAAGGATTTGCCTAATCCTGGAGATGAGAAATTCTTAACTAAGATTAGTGAGTCTGTGAAGTTGTTATTGCATGAACTAGATAAATTATCTATGAAAGATTTGAACGAGAGAATGAGTAAATTTGGCGAGAGGAAATTCGTTGTGGACTACGTTAATTTAACCACTTCCTTTGCAATTTCAAGTAATTCCTTAGGTCCTAGGCTTAAATCGCCATAG
- a CDS encoding IS607 family transposase: protein MLKPKEVCQRLGISYRTLQSYVKKGYIKPVILQSGKWRFREEDVEKLMGIVRRRKVILYARVSSNAQKDDLVNQVKYLQEQVKDYDQVITDVGSGLNMKRKGFLKLLRMILNNEVSKVVIAYPETLTRFGFEIIEEVCKAHNCEIVVLNMEDKTPEQELIEDLVSILVSFSGKLYGMRSQKYEKVEKCVEELKN, encoded by the coding sequence ATGCTAAAACCTAAAGAAGTCTGCCAACGCTTAGGAATATCATACCGCACTTTACAGAGCTACGTAAAGAAAGGATACATCAAACCAGTAATACTACAGAGTGGAAAGTGGAGGTTCAGAGAAGAGGACGTAGAAAAGTTAATGGGTATTGTAAGAAGGAGGAAAGTGATACTTTACGCTAGGGTATCATCAAACGCACAAAAAGACGACTTGGTGAACCAAGTAAAATATTTACAAGAACAAGTAAAGGACTACGACCAAGTAATAACAGACGTGGGTTCTGGGTTAAACATGAAGAGAAAAGGATTCCTCAAATTATTAAGAATGATACTAAACAACGAAGTGTCGAAAGTAGTCATAGCTTACCCAGAAACACTGACAAGGTTTGGTTTCGAGATAATAGAGGAAGTGTGCAAAGCACATAATTGCGAAATAGTAGTTCTTAATATGGAAGACAAAACACCAGAACAAGAGTTGATAGAGGATTTGGTCTCCATACTTGTATCATTTAGCGGAAAACTCTACGGAATGAGGAGTCAAAAATACGAAAAGGTGGAAAAGTGTGTCGAAGAACTTAAGAATTAA
- the soxC gene encoding proton pump complex cytochrome B SoxC, which translates to MSVSKRISNWFNERLKLDELPFFRTPDYMYHVSDWLGALVAAAFMYTVISGLILLLYYDPDNGYASTQFIINQVPYGSVVLYSHLYGAYAMIILAYIHMFRNYFVGAYKKPRELLWILGVFLLVLTMGASFFGYSLIGDVLATSAVDVGAGIIESIPGMQWLVPFLFGNYDNGQYGRVLAWHIIFVALIGLLFAFHFFLAESYGMMPSRKVKSKAPAVYTREEWMKFNPWWPRNFVYMLSLILMTWGFILIIPNALAYLNGLPQYYNPFLNPKPAPPPTSPLAATVTTYPPWFFLFFYKIADFSSNVLLDLSIGAIIPLVYLILLPFLDRSEELHPLSRKIFTGIGILMIIYLIQTTLWGDIAPGVPVAFKCQVVALLPPAVIVAIGLWILPSKKSSEGPKVKHSFLHLGKALAPLAILGFAVVSLLFVGGLAEFVNYPSPTTLAILLPIASLFVIGAKRIAPIILRMEQQQTSSTPSPEVSKLEMKKKFAQYIIVVLFVLSLVLMVTLWTIPPTGYESNMFGVDLGLIFVMWGEAISLYHYIVYKKPNESYE; encoded by the coding sequence ATGAGCGTGTCAAAAAGGATCTCAAACTGGTTTAATGAAAGACTAAAATTAGATGAGTTACCGTTTTTTAGAACTCCAGATTATATGTATCATGTTAGTGATTGGTTAGGTGCATTAGTAGCGGCTGCTTTCATGTACACTGTAATATCGGGACTTATTTTACTTTTATATTACGATCCAGATAACGGTTATGCCTCTACGCAATTTATTATAAATCAAGTTCCTTATGGTTCTGTAGTTCTCTATAGTCACTTATATGGAGCGTATGCAATGATTATTTTGGCATATATTCACATGTTTAGGAATTATTTTGTTGGAGCTTATAAAAAACCAAGAGAGCTATTATGGATACTAGGAGTATTTCTCTTAGTACTAACTATGGGTGCTTCGTTCTTCGGTTACAGTTTAATAGGCGACGTCTTAGCTACAAGTGCAGTAGACGTAGGAGCAGGTATAATAGAATCCATCCCTGGAATGCAATGGCTAGTTCCATTCCTGTTTGGAAATTACGATAACGGACAATACGGTAGAGTTCTAGCCTGGCACATAATCTTTGTTGCATTAATCGGTTTATTGTTTGCATTCCACTTCTTCCTTGCAGAATCTTACGGAATGATGCCTTCTAGGAAAGTAAAAAGTAAGGCTCCTGCAGTTTACACCAGAGAAGAATGGATGAAGTTTAATCCATGGTGGCCTAGGAATTTTGTTTACATGTTATCATTAATATTAATGACATGGGGATTCATACTTATTATACCAAATGCACTAGCGTACTTAAACGGCTTACCTCAATATTATAATCCATTCTTGAATCCAAAACCTGCACCTCCACCAACAAGTCCATTAGCTGCTACAGTTACAACTTATCCGCCATGGTTCTTCCTATTCTTCTATAAGATTGCAGACTTTAGCAGTAATGTACTATTAGACTTATCGATAGGTGCGATTATTCCTTTAGTGTATTTAATTCTATTGCCATTCCTAGACAGATCTGAAGAACTACACCCACTCAGCAGGAAGATATTTACTGGAATTGGTATATTAATGATAATATATCTAATACAAACTACATTATGGGGAGATATTGCACCTGGTGTTCCGGTAGCTTTCAAGTGCCAAGTAGTTGCTCTACTACCTCCTGCAGTTATAGTAGCTATTGGATTATGGATATTGCCAAGCAAAAAGAGCAGTGAAGGACCAAAAGTTAAGCATTCATTCCTACATCTAGGAAAAGCCTTAGCACCATTAGCGATATTAGGCTTCGCAGTAGTATCATTATTGTTCGTTGGAGGCTTAGCTGAATTCGTTAACTATCCTTCACCAACCACATTAGCAATACTATTACCAATAGCCTCGCTCTTCGTAATAGGAGCAAAAAGAATCGCGCCAATAATATTACGCATGGAACAACAACAAACTTCGTCTACTCCATCTCCTGAAGTCAGCAAGCTTGAGATGAAGAAGAAGTTTGCCCAATACATCATTGTAGTGTTGTTCGTATTGAGCTTAGTGTTAATGGTCACATTGTGGACAATACCGCCAACTGGATATGAGTCCAATATGTTCGGAGTTGACTTAGGTTTAATATTTGTAATGTGGGGTGAAGCAATCTCACTATATCATTACATAGTATATAAGAAGCCAAATGAGTCCTACGAATAA
- a CDS encoding universal stress protein, with protein MFKRILVGFDGSKESLRALNLAINLAKLHGASIKALEVIEHMPVILEGYIKEDTLRDRERIIKHTEIIKRISIENGINMDYEVVRGDPALVLSKYAESEDFDLIILGKRKLKGLKKVFMESVSSKVLDISKKPVLVVKE; from the coding sequence ATGTTCAAGAGAATATTAGTAGGATTTGATGGTTCTAAGGAATCCTTAAGGGCGTTAAATCTAGCAATTAATCTTGCAAAGCTTCACGGTGCTTCAATTAAGGCACTGGAAGTTATAGAGCACATGCCAGTAATTTTGGAGGGTTATATAAAGGAAGACACGTTAAGAGATAGAGAAAGGATAATTAAACACACTGAGATAATAAAGAGAATTTCAATAGAGAACGGAATTAACATGGACTACGAAGTTGTTAGAGGAGATCCTGCACTCGTTTTATCTAAATATGCTGAGAGCGAAGATTTTGATTTGATTATTCTAGGTAAGAGAAAATTGAAGGGATTAAAGAAAGTGTTCATGGAGAGTGTGTCTTCTAAGGTTTTGGATATTTCTAAGAAGCCAGTTTTGGTGGTAAAAGAATAG
- a CDS encoding ATP-binding protein, which yields MRLYIRRLEEEKIRKIKNWTLIYGRRKTGKSTLVKKNLQMDYYVLITDSNSAITADDKVIKIDDAIKEVKETLHKGGVWASSNFHEIVSNSQPLGFTRVTGKPVTPPPL from the coding sequence ATGAGACTATATATTAGGAGACTAGAAGAAGAGAAAATAAGAAAAATAAAGAATTGGACTTTGATTTACGGTAGGAGAAAAACTGGAAAAAGCACGCTAGTAAAGAAGAATCTTCAAATGGATTATTACGTTTTAATTACTGACTCAAATAGTGCAATAACTGCAGACGATAAAGTGATTAAAATTGACGATGCAATAAAAGAAGTTAAAGAAACTCTCCATAAAGGAGGGGTTTGGGCTTCATCGAATTTTCATGAAATTGTATCTAATTCTCAGCCCTTGGGCTTCACCAGAGTCACGGGTAAACCCGTTACCCCTCCGCCCCTTTAG
- a CDS encoding type II toxin-antitoxin system VapC family toxin — MIQYPPILDLKEKLTIIYPTRSDYELAIKIMVKLRKIGEPVNAVNIILSSIAINRDMIIVTNDNDFESIKKVEERLKIEKL; from the coding sequence GTGATACAGTACCCTCCAATACTAGATCTAAAGGAGAAATTGACAATAATTTATCCCACAAGAAGTGATTACGAACTTGCCATAAAGATAATGGTTAAACTAAGAAAAATAGGGGAGCCAGTTAACGCGGTGAATATAATTTTATCTTCTATTGCGATAAACAGGGACATGATAATAGTGACTAACGATAATGATTTTGAATCAATTAAAAAAGTTGAAGAGAGATTAAAGATAGAAAAATTATGA
- a CDS encoding MFS transporter produces the protein MSSISRVALLGLIGTIVEWYDYYLFIYAALLAFPTLFFPSKSYLISMLASVSSYAIAFFARPLGATVFGHIGDRLGRRHALSFDLVLVGIAMISVGLMPTYATIGIIAPVAIFAFRFLQGLGVGGEWGGVATWVSEHATSKRALITSLIEIASPIGFIGAATVLLAFSKDFVTIGWRIGFLVGGSVAFLGAFLRYLATESLPFEKIKSEGKISKVPSIEVFKYAWKPIILLMLAIGGVFMAVYIPATVMPSLYLKVVGKSLGYPAYINFLGVQMPITSALIYVFAIAGLVSTPIFGYLGDKLGRKASLILGDILIAAFAYPYVYGFLSGNLGLLFIMQFLIGFAAYGPYASMAAFYPESFPTKYRYSGASYGMQLAAAVEGGLMPILLVGLLGLPSQYLANSWIVTTFLALWGIISALATLGLKETKGTQLVEEKATITK, from the coding sequence ATGTCTTCCATCTCCAGAGTTGCACTCCTAGGTTTAATAGGAACAATAGTTGAGTGGTACGACTACTACCTATTCATATACGCAGCATTACTAGCCTTCCCTACATTATTCTTCCCGTCAAAAAGCTACTTAATTTCAATGTTAGCTTCAGTATCTTCATATGCAATAGCGTTTTTTGCAAGGCCTTTAGGTGCTACAGTTTTCGGGCATATAGGTGACAGATTAGGAAGAAGGCACGCATTAAGTTTTGACCTAGTGCTAGTAGGAATAGCGATGATATCCGTAGGATTAATGCCCACATACGCGACAATAGGAATAATAGCGCCAGTGGCAATATTTGCCTTCAGATTTTTACAAGGTTTGGGCGTTGGCGGAGAATGGGGAGGAGTAGCGACGTGGGTATCTGAACATGCTACCTCTAAGAGGGCTTTAATAACTTCTTTAATAGAAATTGCCTCACCTATAGGTTTCATAGGAGCGGCTACAGTATTGTTGGCATTTAGCAAGGATTTCGTAACAATAGGTTGGAGGATAGGATTCCTAGTTGGAGGTAGCGTAGCATTTCTAGGAGCTTTCCTAAGGTATTTGGCAACAGAGAGTTTACCCTTTGAGAAAATCAAGAGTGAAGGAAAAATAAGTAAAGTTCCTTCCATAGAGGTCTTCAAGTACGCTTGGAAGCCTATAATATTATTAATGCTCGCAATAGGCGGAGTATTCATGGCTGTTTACATTCCAGCAACGGTAATGCCTAGCTTGTATTTGAAGGTAGTAGGAAAAAGCTTGGGATATCCAGCTTACATTAACTTTCTAGGAGTACAAATGCCAATAACTTCTGCGCTAATTTACGTGTTCGCAATAGCAGGATTAGTTTCAACTCCAATATTCGGCTATTTAGGTGATAAGCTTGGTAGAAAAGCCTCACTAATATTAGGAGATATCCTAATAGCAGCATTTGCGTATCCCTATGTTTACGGATTCCTAAGCGGTAATCTAGGCCTATTATTTATAATGCAGTTCCTAATAGGTTTCGCTGCTTACGGTCCTTATGCATCAATGGCTGCATTTTACCCAGAAAGCTTTCCTACAAAGTATAGATACAGTGGAGCAAGTTATGGAATGCAATTAGCTGCAGCAGTTGAAGGAGGTTTAATGCCAATATTACTAGTCGGACTACTAGGACTGCCTTCACAATATTTAGCAAATTCTTGGATAGTTACTACGTTCTTAGCATTATGGGGAATAATATCAGCGTTAGCTACGTTAGGTTTAAAGGAAACTAAGGGAACGCAGTTAGTTGAAGAGAAAGCCACGATAACAAAGTAA
- a CDS encoding radical SAM/SPASM domain-containing protein, with translation MLSKYNIFLDDYKIMFNTLTGYAIRLTDEEMEKLKKGEVPEELKDIIEEGFSATFDEFLQKFKKEVLEPTLVLTYRCNFDCVYCFQKAFRNNSSVSDKVVRGFIKYVRTHANGRKVRVTYFGGEPLLELRRIKEISTQLSDLKYSFSIVTNGSLLTRHVFDELKSLGLTHVQITLDGPREVHDKRRYFVGGKGSYDIILKNLKEIQDEVNVVLRVNIDVNNLDSFRDLLRDLKQNGITKVRLDPHLVHDNVFRNEYWDYTFPKDEEGEILVKLWETAKDEGFEIPQDVFRLGLCVAHFDEDIVVDPFGNIYPCWAFTGNSLYVKGYLTEDGDVVIYEKLSGERALNLWKKCKDCPYMPLCLGGCRFFSVLNKKGYDGIDCRKKSYEAIMKLLKYFV, from the coding sequence ATGTTATCTAAATACAATATTTTTCTTGACGATTATAAAATCATGTTTAATACGTTAACGGGCTATGCAATAAGATTGACCGACGAGGAAATGGAGAAGTTGAAAAAAGGTGAAGTGCCGGAAGAACTAAAGGATATAATAGAAGAAGGATTTTCAGCAACCTTTGATGAGTTCTTACAAAAATTTAAGAAAGAAGTGTTAGAACCAACACTAGTACTGACTTATAGATGTAATTTTGATTGCGTTTACTGTTTTCAAAAGGCTTTTAGGAATAATTCCTCCGTAAGCGATAAAGTAGTGAGAGGATTTATAAAATACGTCAGAACTCACGCAAACGGTAGGAAAGTTAGGGTAACTTATTTCGGCGGAGAGCCTTTATTAGAGCTAAGAAGAATCAAGGAAATTTCCACTCAACTTTCGGATTTAAAGTATTCTTTCAGTATAGTGACAAACGGTTCACTCTTAACTAGACACGTTTTTGACGAATTGAAGAGCCTAGGTTTAACTCACGTGCAAATAACTTTAGACGGCCCTAGGGAAGTTCACGATAAGAGAAGGTATTTCGTTGGAGGAAAAGGATCTTACGATATAATTTTAAAGAACTTAAAGGAAATCCAAGATGAAGTAAATGTTGTCCTTAGGGTTAATATAGACGTAAATAACCTGGATTCCTTTAGAGACCTTTTGAGGGATTTAAAGCAAAACGGCATAACTAAAGTTAGGCTTGACCCGCATTTAGTTCACGATAACGTATTTAGGAACGAATACTGGGATTACACGTTCCCTAAGGACGAAGAAGGAGAAATCCTTGTAAAATTGTGGGAAACTGCTAAGGATGAAGGTTTTGAAATACCTCAAGACGTATTTAGGTTAGGTTTATGCGTTGCTCACTTTGATGAGGATATTGTAGTAGATCCTTTCGGAAATATTTACCCTTGTTGGGCTTTTACAGGGAATTCCCTTTACGTAAAGGGTTACCTTACTGAGGACGGAGATGTAGTAATTTACGAGAAGCTTTCCGGCGAGAGGGCCTTAAATTTGTGGAAGAAATGTAAAGATTGTCCCTATATGCCTCTATGCCTTGGTGGTTGTAGGTTCTTTTCAGTACTAAACAAGAAGGGTTACGATGGAATAGATTGTAGAAAGAAAAGTTATGAGGCCATCATGAAATTATTAAAATATTTCGTCTAG
- a CDS encoding DUF3211 domain-containing protein produces the protein MKETEDGWELYVHWLFTIKLRIIRIVTKDEISYLIKKSDGMIKLNANLRFIILPTKGITKVNLVFFYQGPFERFAKRQADEFYKRGVKLFEEDLKKRAVVQTAQGQEIPVYNMRTILAKKIQKD, from the coding sequence TTGAAAGAAACGGAAGATGGATGGGAGCTTTACGTTCATTGGTTATTTACTATTAAATTGAGAATTATAAGAATAGTTACAAAGGATGAGATAAGTTATTTAATAAAGAAGAGTGATGGAATGATAAAATTGAACGCTAACTTGAGGTTTATAATTTTACCCACTAAAGGTATAACTAAAGTAAATCTGGTCTTCTTTTACCAAGGGCCTTTTGAGCGTTTTGCAAAGAGACAAGCAGATGAGTTTTACAAGAGGGGTGTGAAATTATTTGAGGAAGACTTAAAGAAAAGGGCAGTTGTTCAAACGGCTCAAGGTCAAGAAATTCCAGTTTATAACATGAGGACAATCCTAGCTAAGAAAATTCAAAAAGATTAG
- a CDS encoding antibiotic biosynthesis monooxygenase family protein, translated as MINVGLYYRVKEGHEKEFEETFSKVVSILKNSDIGFIDAKLYKRVDDPREYLIYSEWKDLESFKKFILSKDYKETTTYGKTILEGRPYHKIFQEINT; from the coding sequence ATGATAAATGTTGGTCTTTATTATAGGGTAAAGGAGGGTCACGAGAAGGAATTTGAGGAAACATTTTCAAAGGTGGTTTCAATACTAAAAAATTCCGACATTGGTTTTATTGACGCAAAACTATACAAGAGAGTAGACGACCCAAGAGAATACTTAATTTACAGCGAATGGAAAGACCTAGAATCCTTCAAAAAATTCATACTAAGCAAAGACTACAAAGAAACAACAACATACGGAAAAACAATACTAGAAGGAAGACCATACCACAAAATATTCCAAGAAATAAATACTTAA